In the genome of Amia ocellicauda isolate fAmiCal2 chromosome 3, fAmiCal2.hap1, whole genome shotgun sequence, one region contains:
- the phospho1 gene encoding putative phosphatase phospho1 isoform X2, with translation MPFAPQIAGEEEPASDMAAPPDKKFLIFFDFDETIVDESSDDSVVRAAPGQVLPGWLKETYREGHYNEFMCRVLAYMGEQGVREEAIRGVIEKIPVSPGIPAVFQFLKAHQELFEIVLVSDANVYFIEAWLRAVGWRPLFRRIISNPASFNTCGHLVLQPFHTHSCPRCPANMCKRKIVREYLAQRAEERGGRPFERVFYVGDGANDYCPSVVLGPGDTAFPRREYPMHRHIVDMQRTQPGVFQATVVPWQSGEDITACLKKLLGR, from the exons ATGCCCTTTGCCCCGCAGATCGCCG GAGAAGAGGAGCCAGCTTCAGACATGGCGGCCCCACCTGACAAGAAGTTCCTGATCTTTTTTGACTTTGACGAGACCATCGTTGACGAGAGCAGTGACGATTCGGTGGTGCGGGCCGCCCCGGGGCAGGTGCTGCCCGGCTGGTTGAAAGAGACCTACCGTGAAGGGCACTACAATGAGTTCATGTGCCGAGTCCTGGCCTACATGGGCGAGCAGGGAGTGAGGGAGGAGGCCATCCGGGGGGTGATCGAAAAGATCCCTGTCTCACCCGGCATCCCGGCTGTCTTCCAGTTCCTCAAGGCTCACCAGGAGCTCTTCGAGATCGTGCTGGTGTCCGATGCCAATGTCTACTTTATAGAGGCCTGGCTGCGTGCAGTCGGTTGGCGCCCCCTCTTCCGCCGCATCATCAGTAACCCGGCCAGCTTCAACACCTGTGGTCACCTGGTACTCCAGCCCTTCCACACCCACTCCTGCCCCCGCTGCCCGGCCAACATGTGCAAGCGCAAGATCGTACGCGAGTACCTGGCGCAGCGGGCCGAGGAGCGAGGCGGTCGGCCCTTTGAGAGGGTCTTCTACGTTGGCGATGGTGCCAACGACTACTGCCCCTCCGTGGTCCTGGGCCCTGGGGACACCGCTTTCCCCCGCCGTGAGTATCCCATGCACAGGCACATCGTGGACATGCAACGCACACAGCCGGGCGTCTTCCAAGCCACCGTGGTGCCCTGGCAGAGTGGGGAGGACATTACGGCCTGCCTCAAGAAGCTGCTAGGCAGGTGA
- the phospho1 gene encoding putative phosphatase phospho1 isoform X3: MAAPPDKKFLIFFDFDETIVDESSDDSVVRAAPGQVLPGWLKETYREGHYNEFMCRVLAYMGEQGVREEAIRGVIEKIPVSPGIPAVFQFLKAHQELFEIVLVSDANVYFIEAWLRAVGWRPLFRRIISNPASFNTCGHLVLQPFHTHSCPRCPANMCKRKIVREYLAQRAEERGGRPFERVFYVGDGANDYCPSVVLGPGDTAFPRREYPMHRHIVDMQRTQPGVFQATVVPWQSGEDITACLKKLLGR; this comes from the coding sequence ATGGCGGCCCCACCTGACAAGAAGTTCCTGATCTTTTTTGACTTTGACGAGACCATCGTTGACGAGAGCAGTGACGATTCGGTGGTGCGGGCCGCCCCGGGGCAGGTGCTGCCCGGCTGGTTGAAAGAGACCTACCGTGAAGGGCACTACAATGAGTTCATGTGCCGAGTCCTGGCCTACATGGGCGAGCAGGGAGTGAGGGAGGAGGCCATCCGGGGGGTGATCGAAAAGATCCCTGTCTCACCCGGCATCCCGGCTGTCTTCCAGTTCCTCAAGGCTCACCAGGAGCTCTTCGAGATCGTGCTGGTGTCCGATGCCAATGTCTACTTTATAGAGGCCTGGCTGCGTGCAGTCGGTTGGCGCCCCCTCTTCCGCCGCATCATCAGTAACCCGGCCAGCTTCAACACCTGTGGTCACCTGGTACTCCAGCCCTTCCACACCCACTCCTGCCCCCGCTGCCCGGCCAACATGTGCAAGCGCAAGATCGTACGCGAGTACCTGGCGCAGCGGGCCGAGGAGCGAGGCGGTCGGCCCTTTGAGAGGGTCTTCTACGTTGGCGATGGTGCCAACGACTACTGCCCCTCCGTGGTCCTGGGCCCTGGGGACACCGCTTTCCCCCGCCGTGAGTATCCCATGCACAGGCACATCGTGGACATGCAACGCACACAGCCGGGCGTCTTCCAAGCCACCGTGGTGCCCTGGCAGAGTGGGGAGGACATTACGGCCTGCCTCAAGAAGCTGCTAGGCAGGTGA
- the phospho1 gene encoding putative phosphatase phospho1 isoform X1 gives MRDSVFTCCFVPSPPPPGEEEPASDMAAPPDKKFLIFFDFDETIVDESSDDSVVRAAPGQVLPGWLKETYREGHYNEFMCRVLAYMGEQGVREEAIRGVIEKIPVSPGIPAVFQFLKAHQELFEIVLVSDANVYFIEAWLRAVGWRPLFRRIISNPASFNTCGHLVLQPFHTHSCPRCPANMCKRKIVREYLAQRAEERGGRPFERVFYVGDGANDYCPSVVLGPGDTAFPRREYPMHRHIVDMQRTQPGVFQATVVPWQSGEDITACLKKLLGR, from the coding sequence ATGAGAGACtctgtgtttacatgctgttttgTCCCCTCCCCTCCACCCCCAGGAGAAGAGGAGCCAGCTTCAGACATGGCGGCCCCACCTGACAAGAAGTTCCTGATCTTTTTTGACTTTGACGAGACCATCGTTGACGAGAGCAGTGACGATTCGGTGGTGCGGGCCGCCCCGGGGCAGGTGCTGCCCGGCTGGTTGAAAGAGACCTACCGTGAAGGGCACTACAATGAGTTCATGTGCCGAGTCCTGGCCTACATGGGCGAGCAGGGAGTGAGGGAGGAGGCCATCCGGGGGGTGATCGAAAAGATCCCTGTCTCACCCGGCATCCCGGCTGTCTTCCAGTTCCTCAAGGCTCACCAGGAGCTCTTCGAGATCGTGCTGGTGTCCGATGCCAATGTCTACTTTATAGAGGCCTGGCTGCGTGCAGTCGGTTGGCGCCCCCTCTTCCGCCGCATCATCAGTAACCCGGCCAGCTTCAACACCTGTGGTCACCTGGTACTCCAGCCCTTCCACACCCACTCCTGCCCCCGCTGCCCGGCCAACATGTGCAAGCGCAAGATCGTACGCGAGTACCTGGCGCAGCGGGCCGAGGAGCGAGGCGGTCGGCCCTTTGAGAGGGTCTTCTACGTTGGCGATGGTGCCAACGACTACTGCCCCTCCGTGGTCCTGGGCCCTGGGGACACCGCTTTCCCCCGCCGTGAGTATCCCATGCACAGGCACATCGTGGACATGCAACGCACACAGCCGGGCGTCTTCCAAGCCACCGTGGTGCCCTGGCAGAGTGGGGAGGACATTACGGCCTGCCTCAAGAAGCTGCTAGGCAGGTGA